CCCCGCAGGAAGCCCAACGTGCCCGCCGCGCTCGCCGGGTTCGTCTGGCTGGCCGTGATCATCCTGCCCGTCTACTACGTGGTCATCACCAGCCTGCGCGGCCAGGCCGGCTTCTTCTCCGGCAACCCGCTCGCGCCGACCCACGACCTCACCCTCGGCAACTACACGGAAGTCCTCGACAAGGGCTTCGGGACGTACTTCCTGAACAGCGTCACGGTGACCACCGCCTCGGTGGCGCTGACCGTCGCCCTGTCCCTGATGGCCGCCTACGCGGTGGTGCGCGGGCGGGGCCGGCTGGTGCGCTCCGCCTTCTCGCTCTTCCTGCTGGGGCTCGCCATCCCCGTGCACGCCACGATCATCCCGCTCTACTACATGATCACGCGTGTGCACCTCTACGACAGCCTGCTCGCCCTGATCCTGCCGTCCATCGGCTTCGCCGTGCCGGTCACCGTCCTCATCCTCGCGAACTTCATCCGGGACATCCCGCGCGAGCTCTTCGAGTCCATGCGCCTGGACGGCGGCAACGACGCACGGATCCTCTGGCACCTCGTCGTCCCGCTGGCCCGCCCCGCCATCGTCACCGTCTCCATCTACGACGCCCTGCACGTCTGGAACGGCTTCCTCTTCCCCCTGATCCTCACGCAGAGTCCCGGCCGGCGGGTGCTGCCGATGGCGCTGTGGACGTTCCAGGGCGAGTTCACCGTCAACGTCCCCGCGGTGCTCGCCGCCGTGGTGCTGTCCACCCTGCCGATGCTCGCCGCCTACCTCGTCGGGCGCCGCCACCTCATCCGCGGCCTGACCGCCGGATTCAGCCGGTGAGCGCGGGGCGCAGGAGCCCCCTCACCCGCACACCCCCCGCGGCGGACGCCGCAGCACGCAAGGAGTACGGCCTATGAACGACGCGTCCGTGATGCTCCACGTCGAGGACGACCACCTGGCCACCGCCACCGGTGAACCCGTGCGGCTGCGCGGCGTCGGACTCGGCGGCTGGATGAACATGGAGAACTTCATCACCGGCTTTCCGGCGACCGAGGAGCTCCAGCGCGGCGCCCTGCGCCGTGTCGTCGGCGAGGAGGCCTACCACGCCTTCTTCGACCGCTTCCTGGAGGTGTTCTTCACGGACGCCGACGCCGCCCTGCTCGCCGGGATGGGCATGAACTGCGTCCGGGTGCCCTTCCACTACCGGCACTTCGAGGACGACGACCGGCCCATGGAGCTGAAGAAGCAGGGCTTCGACCTGCTGGACCGGGTGGTCGACAGCTGCGCGCGGCACGGCCTCTACACGGTGCTCGACCTGCACGCCGCGCCCGGCTACCACAACCAGCGCTGGCACA
The nucleotide sequence above comes from Streptomyces sp. TS71-3. Encoded proteins:
- a CDS encoding carbohydrate ABC transporter permease, with amino-acid sequence MATTTTPAARSGTRFGRPAAPPRRRRAGTPRRKPNVPAALAGFVWLAVIILPVYYVVITSLRGQAGFFSGNPLAPTHDLTLGNYTEVLDKGFGTYFLNSVTVTTASVALTVALSLMAAYAVVRGRGRLVRSAFSLFLLGLAIPVHATIIPLYYMITRVHLYDSLLALILPSIGFAVPVTVLILANFIRDIPRELFESMRLDGGNDARILWHLVVPLARPAIVTVSIYDALHVWNGFLFPLILTQSPGRRVLPMALWTFQGEFTVNVPAVLAAVVLSTLPMLAAYLVGRRHLIRGLTAGFSR